Proteins encoded together in one Variovorax paradoxus window:
- a CDS encoding ABC transporter permease, giving the protein MQMPRMLRQLMHRRIVMVSALVLLVIAVMAIGAPLFASIDPNDTAVLQRLKGPSAEHLLGTDELGRDMYSRIVHGARYSLAIAALTALGAVVAGTVLGLMAGFFRRLDAPLMRVVDAMMSFPDILLAIALVAILGPSLINTVLALVLVYTPRVARVVRASTLVVRELLFVEAVRALGVRTSRILWRHILPNLMSPILVQVSFIFAYAILAEAGLSFLGVGVPPEIPTWGTMVAGSQQYAHQAFWVVLFPGLAIIFTALSLQLLGDGVRDLLDPKLKKTL; this is encoded by the coding sequence ATGCAAATGCCCCGAATGCTCCGCCAGCTGATGCACCGCCGCATCGTGATGGTCTCCGCGCTGGTGCTGCTGGTCATCGCGGTCATGGCCATCGGCGCGCCGCTGTTCGCCTCCATCGATCCCAACGACACCGCCGTGCTGCAACGCCTGAAGGGGCCGAGTGCCGAGCACCTGCTGGGCACCGATGAACTGGGCCGCGACATGTACTCGCGCATCGTGCACGGTGCGCGCTACTCGCTGGCGATTGCGGCGCTCACCGCCCTTGGCGCGGTGGTTGCCGGCACGGTGCTGGGCCTCATGGCCGGCTTCTTCCGCCGGCTCGATGCACCGCTGATGCGCGTGGTCGACGCGATGATGTCGTTCCCAGACATCCTCCTGGCGATCGCGCTCGTTGCCATCCTCGGCCCTTCGCTCATCAACACGGTGCTGGCGCTGGTGCTCGTGTACACGCCGCGCGTGGCGCGGGTGGTGCGGGCCTCGACATTGGTGGTGCGCGAGCTGCTGTTCGTCGAAGCGGTGCGTGCATTGGGCGTGCGCACCTCCCGCATCCTGTGGCGGCACATCCTGCCCAACCTGATGTCGCCGATCCTCGTGCAGGTGTCGTTCATCTTTGCCTACGCCATCCTGGCCGAGGCGGGGCTCTCGTTTCTCGGCGTCGGCGTGCCGCCTGAAATACCGACCTGGGGCACCATGGTCGCGGGCAGTCAGCAGTACGCGCACCAGGCCTTCTGGGTGGTGCTGTTCCCGGGGCTCGCCATCATCTTTACCGCGCTCTCGCTGCAGCTGCTGGGCGACGGCGTGCGCGACCTGCTCGACCCCAAGCTCAAGAAGACGCTCTGA
- a CDS encoding amino acid deaminase, producing the protein MTDTTAATDKINDFNDPLLGSNFKGYPRTQPPRRRSEVGAAGWNVLAGDLPLPLAVLKREALEHNLTWMQSRVREWGIDLAPHGKTTMSPQLFQRQLDAGAWGLTFATVTQLAVGVAAGARRTLIANQVVSDEDLAGIQLLLHAHADLRVVFLVDSLAQLALIEDWSKRHPESVPFEVMLEIGVEGARTGCRTHEEAVALATRLRASDAVKLVGIETYEGQGATGASEPDAAYATTLMDRVEAIARHCDTQQLFETAEVLVSAGGSAIFDLVAGRLKPALGSPVRGLLRSGCYVTHDHGFYKRMVSAVDERLGCDCGESLRPAMEVWATVQSRPEKGLAILAVGKRDISFDLSMPVPIARAARGMLEAEAVPAGWKITALNDQHAYLRWNESEEAQAPVVGDRVGLGISHPCTTFDKWHWMPVVEENYRVSDAVAMHF; encoded by the coding sequence ATGACCGACACCACAGCCGCCACCGACAAGATCAACGATTTCAACGACCCGCTGCTGGGCAGCAACTTCAAGGGCTACCCGCGCACCCAGCCGCCGCGCCGCCGCAGCGAGGTTGGCGCCGCAGGGTGGAACGTGCTCGCCGGCGACCTGCCGCTGCCGCTGGCCGTGCTCAAGCGCGAGGCGCTCGAGCACAACCTGACCTGGATGCAGTCGCGCGTGCGCGAGTGGGGCATCGATTTGGCGCCGCATGGCAAGACGACCATGTCGCCGCAGCTCTTCCAGCGCCAGCTCGATGCCGGCGCCTGGGGCCTGACCTTCGCTACCGTGACGCAACTCGCCGTTGGCGTCGCGGCCGGCGCCCGCCGCACGCTCATCGCCAACCAGGTGGTCAGCGACGAAGACCTGGCCGGCATCCAGTTGCTGCTGCATGCGCATGCGGACCTTCGCGTGGTGTTCCTGGTCGATTCGCTGGCGCAGCTCGCGCTGATCGAAGACTGGTCGAAGCGCCACCCCGAGAGCGTGCCTTTCGAGGTGATGCTGGAGATTGGCGTCGAAGGCGCACGCACCGGCTGCCGTACCCACGAGGAAGCCGTGGCCCTTGCCACGCGGCTGCGCGCCAGCGATGCGGTCAAGCTAGTGGGCATCGAAACCTACGAAGGTCAAGGCGCCACCGGCGCCAGCGAACCCGATGCGGCCTATGCCACCACGCTGATGGACCGCGTGGAAGCCATTGCGCGCCACTGCGATACGCAGCAGTTGTTCGAAACGGCCGAGGTGCTGGTTTCCGCTGGCGGCTCGGCCATCTTCGACCTGGTGGCCGGCCGGCTCAAGCCCGCGCTGGGTTCGCCCGTGCGCGGCCTGCTGCGCTCGGGCTGCTATGTCACGCACGACCACGGGTTTTACAAGCGCATGGTGAGCGCGGTGGACGAGCGGCTGGGTTGCGATTGCGGGGAGAGCCTGCGCCCCGCCATGGAGGTGTGGGCCACGGTGCAATCGCGGCCTGAAAAGGGCCTGGCGATTCTGGCGGTCGGCAAGCGCGACATTTCGTTCGATCTCTCGATGCCGGTGCCCATCGCACGCGCCGCACGCGGCATGCTCGAAGCCGAGGCCGTGCCCGCCGGCTGGAAGATCACCGCGCTGAACGACCAGCACGCCTATCTGCGCTGGAACGAATCCGAAGAGGCGCAGGCGCCCGTGGTCGGAGACCGGGTCGGCCTGGGCATTTCGCACCCCTGCACCACCTTCGACAAGTGGCACTGGATGCCGGTGGTCGAAGAGAACTACCGCGTGAGCGACGCCGTCGCCATGCACTTCTGA
- a CDS encoding MurR/RpiR family transcriptional regulator has protein sequence MTPSLLQKIGEIRSSAPATRRAILDLILEDPDRALEESFEQLAERSGSSVPTIMRTCRDLGFAGLREFKLALAQELALGGSPLHRRVNIEDAADEVVSKIARSAAASVSGVRGQLDMQVLEGAVAVIAAAPHVDLYGAGATSWFMANDLQARLFRLGLSANAWADYHLQQVAGAAQRPGGVVIAISHVGGMPSLLDAVDIARGQGAKVVALTRPDTALAAKADFLLGLSVPDDAVMHVGIDAYLTHLTAIEILTVLVAQRRGEPAVQRLQRAREAFQRHGIDAATHPLQSWDGGGINTGGRAS, from the coding sequence ATGACCCCCTCATTGCTTCAGAAGATCGGCGAGATCCGCAGCAGCGCACCCGCCACGCGCCGCGCAATTCTCGACCTGATCCTCGAGGACCCGGACCGCGCGCTCGAAGAGAGCTTCGAACAACTGGCCGAGCGCTCGGGCAGTTCGGTGCCCACCATCATGCGCACCTGCCGCGACCTGGGCTTTGCGGGATTGCGGGAGTTCAAGCTTGCGCTCGCGCAAGAGCTCGCGCTGGGCGGCTCCCCGCTGCACCGCCGCGTGAACATCGAGGACGCGGCGGACGAAGTGGTCAGCAAGATCGCGCGCAGCGCCGCGGCTTCGGTCTCGGGTGTGCGCGGGCAACTCGACATGCAGGTGCTCGAAGGCGCGGTGGCCGTCATTGCGGCCGCACCGCACGTCGACTTGTACGGTGCGGGCGCCACCTCGTGGTTCATGGCCAACGATCTGCAGGCGCGGCTCTTCAGGCTCGGCCTCTCGGCCAATGCCTGGGCCGACTACCACCTGCAGCAGGTGGCGGGCGCGGCGCAGCGCCCAGGCGGAGTGGTCATCGCCATCTCGCACGTGGGTGGCATGCCTTCGCTGCTCGACGCGGTGGACATCGCGCGCGGGCAGGGCGCCAAGGTGGTCGCGCTCACGCGGCCGGACACCGCGCTGGCGGCCAAGGCCGACTTCCTGCTGGGCCTTTCGGTGCCCGACGACGCGGTGATGCATGTGGGCATCGATGCCTACCTGACGCACCTCACCGCTATCGAGATTCTCACGGTGCTGGTGGCGCAGCGACGGGGCGAGCCCGCGGTGCAACGGCTGCAGCGCGCGCGCGAAGCCTTTCAGCGCCACGGCATCGACGCCGCCACGCACCCGCTGCAAAGCTGGGACGGCGGCGGCATCAACACGGGAGGCCGCGCATCGTGA
- a CDS encoding N-acyl-D-amino-acid deacylase family protein, with the protein MSGEAKAILLEAGLVVDGSGGPSWTGDVLLQGDRIVALGERLRERLPEGLTLADIEIVDCRKKVIAPGFIDAHTHDDAIVLRDPLCLPKVSQGITTVVTGNCGISLAPYRTPQSKPPLTLLGAESFKHATMAEYRAAVDATQPALNVAALVGHTTLRFAAMEALDRPASNDELARMAMLLDSSMAEGAHGMSSGLFYEEAFAAPAEEVTALARVVARHGGVYATHLRSEMQQIIEALHEAGDTAFSAGVPLVISHHKCAGPANWGRTKETLPLIEALAERQKISMDVYPYVAGSTVLREDLVDGVIDVLLTWSDPYPEMTGRLISDIAREWGTTEQEACLRLKPGGACYFQMQEEDVERVIAHPLTMIGSDGLPHDRHPHPRLWGAFPRVFARYWRQRRLFTLEQAVHKMTGMTARNLRIADRGLLRVGGMADVVVFDPETIADTATYDKPHGVSLGVERVFVNGVLAYRGGGAEAKVLARAGRMLSRGGRA; encoded by the coding sequence GTGAGCGGAGAAGCCAAAGCCATATTGCTCGAAGCGGGCCTGGTCGTCGATGGATCGGGCGGGCCTTCGTGGACCGGTGACGTGCTGCTGCAGGGCGATCGAATCGTTGCGCTTGGCGAACGCCTGCGTGAGCGGCTGCCCGAAGGCCTGACGCTGGCCGACATCGAGATCGTCGACTGCCGCAAGAAGGTAATAGCCCCCGGCTTCATCGATGCGCACACGCACGACGACGCCATCGTGCTGCGCGACCCGCTCTGCCTGCCCAAGGTGTCGCAAGGAATCACCACCGTGGTGACCGGCAACTGCGGCATCTCGCTCGCGCCGTACCGCACGCCGCAGTCCAAGCCGCCGCTCACGCTCCTGGGCGCAGAGTCGTTCAAGCACGCCACCATGGCCGAGTACCGCGCGGCTGTCGATGCAACGCAGCCCGCGCTCAACGTTGCGGCGCTGGTGGGCCACACCACCTTGCGCTTCGCGGCCATGGAAGCGCTCGATCGGCCCGCAAGCAACGACGAACTGGCGCGCATGGCCATGCTGCTCGACAGCAGCATGGCCGAGGGTGCGCACGGCATGTCGTCGGGCCTGTTCTATGAAGAAGCGTTTGCCGCTCCCGCCGAAGAAGTGACGGCGCTCGCGCGCGTGGTGGCAAGGCATGGCGGCGTCTACGCAACGCACCTGCGCAGCGAAATGCAGCAGATCATCGAAGCGCTGCATGAAGCGGGTGACACAGCCTTCAGCGCGGGCGTGCCGCTGGTCATTTCGCACCACAAGTGCGCCGGCCCCGCCAACTGGGGCCGCACGAAGGAAACGCTGCCGCTGATCGAGGCGCTGGCCGAGCGGCAGAAAATTTCGATGGACGTGTACCCCTACGTGGCGGGCTCCACCGTGCTGCGTGAAGACCTGGTCGACGGCGTCATCGACGTGCTGCTGACCTGGTCCGACCCCTACCCGGAGATGACGGGGCGGCTCATTTCCGACATTGCACGCGAGTGGGGCACCACCGAACAGGAGGCGTGCCTGCGCCTGAAGCCCGGCGGCGCCTGCTATTTCCAGATGCAGGAAGAAGACGTGGAGCGCGTCATCGCACACCCGCTCACCATGATCGGCAGCGATGGCCTGCCGCACGACCGCCATCCGCATCCGCGGCTGTGGGGCGCATTCCCACGCGTGTTCGCACGCTACTGGCGTCAGCGCCGCCTGTTCACGCTGGAGCAGGCCGTGCACAAGATGACCGGCATGACCGCGCGCAACCTGCGCATCGCCGACCGCGGGTTGCTGCGCGTGGGCGGCATGGCCGACGTGGTGGTGTTCGACCCCGAGACCATCGCCGACACCGCCACGTACGACAAGCCGCACGGCGTGAGCTTGGGCGTCGAGCGTGTGTTCGTGAATGGCGTGCTGGCGTACCGCGGCGGTGGCGCCGAGGCGAAGGTGCTGGCTCGGGCGGGGCGGATGCTTAGTCGGGGGGGAAGGGCTTAA
- a CDS encoding ABC transporter ATP-binding protein: MTTAANTPRLQVSNLSTSFPTEDGLIRSVADVSFSIQPGKTTALVGESGSGKSVTSLTLMRLLPKTANAQVSGSASFVTREGKTLDLLKIGEREMRSLRGNQLSMIFQEPMTSLNPVFTIGEQIAESVRLHKGLDRKAALAHALRMLELVEIPAAAQRIHEYPHQLSGGMRQRVMIALAMACDPTLLIADEPTTALDVTIQAQILELMRRLQAETGMSILFITHNLGVVAHHADDVVVLYAGRVVESAPVRPLFAQPEHPYTQGLLACLPGKARVPGQPKPKRLFAIRGQVSSPLAPPPGCAFEPRCDRAVAGCKEAMPPLIDIRQDRQARCTRVQPEAQLARVA; this comes from the coding sequence ATGACGACCGCTGCGAACACACCGCGTCTCCAGGTCAGCAACCTGAGCACCAGCTTTCCCACCGAAGACGGCCTCATCCGCTCGGTAGCCGATGTGAGCTTTTCAATCCAGCCGGGCAAGACGACGGCGCTGGTGGGCGAATCGGGTTCGGGCAAGTCAGTCACCAGCCTCACGCTGATGCGCCTCCTGCCCAAGACTGCCAACGCACAGGTCAGCGGTTCGGCTTCATTCGTCACGCGCGAAGGCAAGACGCTCGACCTGCTGAAGATCGGCGAGCGCGAAATGCGCAGCTTGCGCGGCAACCAGCTGTCGATGATCTTCCAGGAGCCGATGACCAGCCTGAACCCGGTCTTCACCATCGGCGAGCAGATTGCCGAGAGCGTGCGGCTGCACAAGGGGCTCGACCGCAAGGCCGCGCTCGCACATGCGCTGCGCATGCTGGAGCTGGTCGAGATTCCGGCCGCGGCGCAGCGCATTCACGAGTACCCGCACCAGCTGTCAGGCGGCATGCGCCAGCGCGTGATGATCGCGCTGGCCATGGCCTGCGACCCGACGCTGCTGATTGCCGACGAGCCCACCACCGCGCTCGACGTGACCATACAGGCGCAGATTCTCGAGCTCATGCGCCGGCTGCAGGCCGAGACGGGCATGAGCATCCTGTTCATCACGCACAACCTCGGCGTGGTCGCGCACCATGCGGATGATGTGGTGGTGCTGTACGCAGGTCGCGTGGTTGAAAGCGCGCCCGTGCGGCCGCTGTTCGCGCAGCCTGAGCATCCGTACACGCAGGGCCTGCTGGCTTGCCTGCCGGGCAAGGCGCGGGTGCCGGGGCAGCCCAAGCCGAAGCGGCTGTTCGCGATTCGCGGCCAGGTGTCGAGCCCGCTCGCACCGCCCCCCGGCTGTGCCTTCGAGCCGCGCTGCGACCGCGCGGTGGCAGGGTGCAAGGAGGCGATGCCTCCGCTCATCGACATCCGCCAGGATCGCCAGGCGCGCTGCACGCGGGTGCAGCCGGAAGCGCAACTTGCGAGGGTTGCATGA
- a CDS encoding ABC transporter ATP-binding protein, with product MTAAPLIEVRSLKKYFGSSDRPVRAVDDVSFVIRPGETLGLVGESGSGKSTIGRTVLRLVESTAGQVLYRGDDIGTLSGERMRKLRSKLQIIFQDPYASLNPKMRISAILGEALSTHGLHKGAAARDKRIAELLETVGLRAEHASRFPHEFSGGQRQRIGVARALAVEPEFIVADEPLSALDVSIQSQVINLLADLRERLGLTMLFISHDLDVVEYLCDRVVVLYLGKVMEVATTDELFARPSHPYTQALLAASPKPDPTLATERIALKGDIPSPISPPSGCVFRTRCPHAIAACAQTVPPLDEISVGHYSACIRKELLSNIAARP from the coding sequence ATGACCGCCGCCCCTCTCATCGAAGTCCGCAGCCTCAAGAAATACTTCGGCAGCAGCGACCGCCCGGTGCGCGCCGTCGACGATGTGTCGTTCGTCATCCGTCCCGGCGAAACACTGGGCCTCGTCGGCGAATCGGGTTCCGGCAAGAGCACCATCGGCCGCACCGTGCTGCGGCTGGTGGAAAGCACTGCGGGCCAGGTGCTCTACCGCGGCGACGACATCGGCACACTCTCGGGCGAGCGCATGCGCAAGCTGCGCAGCAAGCTGCAGATCATCTTTCAAGATCCGTACGCAAGCCTGAACCCCAAGATGCGCATCAGCGCCATCCTCGGAGAGGCGCTGTCCACGCACGGCCTGCACAAGGGCGCCGCCGCACGCGACAAACGCATTGCCGAGCTGCTCGAAACCGTGGGCCTGCGCGCGGAGCATGCGAGCCGTTTCCCGCACGAGTTCTCGGGCGGGCAGCGCCAGCGCATCGGCGTGGCGCGCGCGCTCGCGGTGGAGCCGGAGTTCATCGTGGCCGACGAGCCGCTGTCGGCGCTGGACGTCTCCATTCAGTCGCAGGTCATCAACCTGCTGGCCGACCTGCGCGAGCGGCTTGGGCTGACCATGCTCTTCATCTCGCACGATCTCGACGTGGTCGAGTACCTGTGCGACCGCGTGGTGGTGCTGTACCTTGGCAAGGTGATGGAGGTAGCCACCACCGACGAACTGTTCGCGCGGCCTTCGCACCCCTACACCCAGGCGCTGCTGGCCGCGAGCCCGAAGCCCGACCCGACGCTGGCCACGGAACGCATCGCGCTCAAGGGCGACATTCCCAGCCCCATCTCTCCGCCTTCGGGCTGCGTGTTCCGCACCCGTTGCCCGCACGCCATCGCGGCCTGCGCTCAGACCGTGCCGCCGCTCGATGAGATTTCCGTCGGACACTACAGCGCCTGCATCCGCAAAGAGCTGCTCTCCAACATTGCCGCACGACCATGA